The Heyndrickxia acidicola sequence AAAATGTCAAACAAAAAACAGAGCAAATTTTGCTCTGTTTACCACGTATTTTTAATAAATTCGTCGCGACCTGACTTTTCCCTATCTTCTTTGTATTCAACAGGACTTTTCTTGTAGAAGTCTTGATGGTAATTCTCTGCTTCATAAAAAGGAGCTTCCGGCAAAATTTTAGTAACGATCGGTTTTTTAAATTTGCCACTTTCAGCAAGAGCTTTTTTTGCAGCTTCAGCTTTTTCTCGTTGTTCATCGGAATGATAAAAGACAGCAGTCCTGTATTGATCACCGCGGTCCTGGAACTGCCCGCCTTCATCCGTAGGATCAATTTGTCTCCAGTATATTTCCAATAAATCCTCATATTTAAATATTTCA is a genomic window containing:
- the msrA gene encoding peptide-methionine (S)-S-oxide reductase MsrA — translated: MAGKLEKATFAGGCFWCMVKPFDQWEGIHKVVSGYAGGHIENPTYEQVKTGKTGHYEVVQITFDSEIFKYEDLLEIYWRQIDPTDEGGQFQDRGDQYRTAVFYHSDEQREKAEAAKKALAESGKFKKPIVTKILPEAPFYEAENYHQDFYKKSPVEYKEDREKSGRDEFIKNTW